The Spirulina subsalsa PCC 9445 region CTCAACCTTTTGTTTTAAAGCCTCCAAATTTAGCTTACTATGAGCCTTATTCACCGCTAAAAGCATCTTGCGAACCTTTAACTGACGCGCCACATCCACCGTCACCGCCGTTCCTTGATAATCTTGCTTATCTGGGCGTAAAATCAAGATTAAAATATGAGAAATAGCAATAGAAAGAAACGTTTCCTTCGACAAACCAGGGTGAGTATCAATGAACAAATAATCCAACTCTAAAGCCTTGACCAAGCGACGAAAACCGTCATTCATCAACTTAACATCATAGCCATTTTTCAAAATGCGAGCGATATCATCTGCTTTCACACTAGAAGGCACCAGATACAGTTTCCCATTCCCCGTTACACCGACATTCGCACTGACATCATAGGCCGCATCTTCAATGCCACTTTCCCCCCATAAATAATTATTCAGGGTTTTGTCCATTTGTTCGGGTTCAAGGCAGAATAAATTATGAATCCCCGGAGAAGGAACATCCGTGTCCACAACACCCACCCGGTAGCCTTTCGCGGCCACGGTAGTTGAAAGATTGGCCGTAAAGTTAGATTTACCTGTTCCCCCCCGGTAGGAGTGGATAGAAATGACTTTTGGCATAGTTTTTAATTAAGTCTCAGTAGGTCTGCAAATCAAGAGAGAACCGCAAGGATTCAGCCTTTCTTAGATAATCTCTCTCACCCCCCCCAATATAAGGAAATTTTGGCGATTTTTCCTCAATCAAAGAAAATTTTCCTGATTTTACCGCTTGGCATTAGCCTAACATTTCCTATTGCAGGGGATTCAGAGGGGATTTCCGGCTATGGTGAACCCTTACCGGGGAACTACCCAGCGCCAAGGATGCAAGGGTACAGTTTACACTTCCTGCTTTAAGGACTAATGCCTTTAGGTTTATACCCCCGCAAGGTCTGATTCAGCGCCCACAGGTCAAAGCCCTGCTCCCCAAAGCTTGTACAATGTTAGAGGATACTGGGTTTTTGTGCTACCGAATACTGTCGTATTTTTAGGATTAAGTGGCGATTCATCCCTTTGTCAGCCTTCCATTCGGCAATTTCCCCGCACTTTTTAATAATCAATTAGAAAACACTGTTTTATTCTTATGGAGTAGTTAATTTTGGACAAAAGTGCATTCTCCCCATTCCCTCGTAAACCATCGCGCCTTTGGTTAAAACTCCTCCCCCTCCTCACTCTCCTAACTAGCTGTGCCAGTTACCCCAGAGTGCTAAATTTCCCCTACGATATCGGGGGACGAGGCCTCAATAGTCCCAATTCTGAACTTACCCCTCACATTGCCTCAGAATATATTGTTTTTACCTCAGACCGTAACCGTTCCCAAGATGTGTATTTATTCGATGCCAGTAAGCGGCAACTGGTGGAACTTCCCGGACTCAATGCCTTAGATGCCACAGCCTCTCATCCGGCCATTTCTGAAGATGGGCGCTATATTGTTTATGCTTCCAGTCGTTTGGGACGGTCTGATATTTATTTATATGACCGGGAAACAGGACTCAATCGCAATCTTACCGAAGGATTACAGGCCCAAGTGCGACACCCAACGATTAACGGAGATGGGTCAATTATCGCTTTTGAGGCCAATAAAGATGGACAATGGGATATTTTAGTCTATGATTCCTCCGGCCAGCCTCTGCGTTAAATTTAGCCTATTCCTGCTGTTGCTGGGGGGGTGTGGGAGGAGTCTGTGGGTGAGTCCTCAAATTCCCACAGGGGGATTGAATAGTCAAGCGCCGGAGGAGTACCCCAGTTATAGCGCCGATGGTCGTTATTTGGCCTTTGCTTCGGAGCGCAACGGCCACCGGGACATTTTCCTTTATGATCTGCAAAATCGAACCCTAGTAAGTTTACCGAATTTAAACCGTCGGGACTCGTCCCAAGACCAACCCGCGTTAAGTCAGGATGGGCGTTTTTTGGCTTATATTTCCACAGAACGGGGGAGGAGTGATGTTTTTGTGTATGATCGTCAAACGGGGCGATCGCAACTGCTCACGGCCAACTCCAGAGGCAGCGCCCGTCATCCCACCATTACCGGAGATGGTCGTCAGATTGCCTTCCAAACCAGTGAACTCGGACAGTGGAATATTGCTGTTGTGGAAAATAATGCCGCACCTTGAATCAATCTTTAATACTCAATACTCCAGTCGGAAAACGAACCGTTTCTATACTAATTTTTTCGCTCTAACTAACCCTACATAAACTCAATCCACAATGAATTCCTTGTTAATCACGGCTCTTTTTCTCCTTTCTACTCCATCTCACCCCGGGTTAATGGGAGAACTCCCGGTTCAGCTTGAAGTAAAAACGCCACAGTACCTGAGCCAAACCTCTCAATCTATTAACTTTGAGCGACATTTTCAAGACCTTAACGTTGAGGGGTCAATCTTGATTTATGATTCCCAAAATAATCGCCGTTTTGAACATAACCCTCAACGGAATACTACCCCTTTCCCTACAGCATCCACCTTTAAAATTCTCAATTCCTTGATTGCCCTAGAAACAGGTGTCATTGCCGATGATTTAGCCCTCTTAACGTGGGATGGGATTGAACGCACACTACCCCAATGGAATCGGGATCTAAACCTGCGAGAAGCGTTTAAAATATCCGGGGTTTGGTTCTATCAAGTTTTAGCCCGACGGGTAGGGTATGAAAGGATGCGAAACTGGATTAATCAAGTTGAATATGGCAATCAAAATATAGGTCGTCCAGAGGATATTGACCAATTTTGGTTAGAAGGACAATTACAAGTGACTCCTCAACAACAAGTTGATTTTTTGCAGCGTTTTTATAACAATCAATTGCCTTTCTCTTCTCGTTCCGTTAGTCTGGTAAAAGATATTATGATTATGGAAAAAACGCCAGCCTATACCCTTTCAGGAAAAACGGGTTGGTTCGGGTTTGGTAATCCTAATGTAATCAATATTGGCTGGTATGTAGGATATTTAGAAACTTCGGATAATGTTTACTTTTTCGCCACGAATATTGAGATGAAAGAACAACAAGACGCGGCGGCACGTCTTGAATTAACCCGTCGCTGTCTCCAAGATTTAGGAGCATTCTAGGGATTTATTCGCTTTATAAAATGGGTAGGGGTAACATGAATTACCCCTAAAATTTGCCTTAAAATTCAAACAAGATTACTGCTTGTCTTGCGTCTAATTTTCTGACCATATAAGCGATTTGTTGTATAGCATCAATAGGGTCTATGATATTATCTGATTTCTCCCATTATTGGTTAAACAATGCCCACTGTCCCCCTTGTTTTTTACCGCCGCAATTTGCCTCTAAACCCACAGAGGAGGGATTTTGTCAAGTTAATTTAGAAATTAAACAGGGAAAAATTCAGCAGATTTTACCCGCCACGGAGTCCGGTTTATTGCCAAATACTATCTCGTCATGGGATTTGAAAAAGCGGATTATTTTACCTTGTTTTGTCGATATTCATACCCATTTAGATAAAGGTCATATTAGCCGCAGAACACCTAATTTACTGGGAACTTTTGCCGAGGCCGTGAAAATTATTCGGGAGGATTGCCGTGAGTTTTGGCAAGCAGAGGATCTTTATCGACGGATGGAATTTGGCTTAAAGTGTAGCTATGCTCATGGAACTCAAGCGATTCGTACTCATCTTGATGTTATAGAGCAACAATATAATATTACGTTTGAAGTGTTTAAGACTTTACAAAAGGAGTGGAAAAATCAGATATTTTTACAACCCTCTTCTTTATTTCCGGTGGAGAACTTTCTGACAGAGGAGGGGGTAAAGATAGCGGATGAGGTGGCAGAATTGGGGGGAATTTTGGGGGCGGTTGTTTATCCTCATCGGGAGGTTGATCGGCAACTGGATCGGATGTTTGAATTGGCGATGGAACGGGGGCTAGATGTAGATTTTCATGTGGACGAAACCGATGATCCCCAGTCCCAATGCTTGTTACAAGTGGCGGAAGCGGTGCTACGTCGTAGTTTTTCGGGGCGGGTGCTATGTGGTCATTGTTGTAGCTTGGCGGTGCAGTCTCCGGCAGTGGCTCAGAGGACGATGGAAGCGGTGCAGAGGGCGGGGATTGCGGTGGTGAGTCTACCGATGTGTAATTTGTATTTACAGGGGCGAGAAGGGGGAAAAACCCCCCGTTGGCGAGGGGTGACGCTGGTGCATGAGTTGAAGGGGCAAGGGATTCCGGTGTTGTTTGCCAGTGATAATTGTCGGGATCCCTTTTTTGCCTTTGGGGATCATGATGTGTTGGAGGTGTTTAATCAGTCGGTGCGAATTGCTCAGTTAAATCCAAATTATAGTGACTGGATTGAGTCGGTGACGACGGCGCCGGCGCAGGTAATGGGATTGGGGGAGCAGGGCGGTTTGAAACCGGGGGCAGGGGCGGATTTGATTATTTTTCGGGCGCGGTATTGGGAGGAGTTGTTATCTCGTTCTCAGCGCGATCGCATCGTTCTCCGTCAAGGTCAGCCCATTGATACCACACTTCCCGATTATGAGGAGTTGGACGATTTAAAAAGATTGCCGGGAACTCCCCATCCCCTCGTGGGTGGGGATGAAAGGCCAGTCAATCAAGCGGTTCAATGCCGCGCAGATTGACAATAATCTATCGGTCTTGCCATTAATCCTTTTTGTGTTAAACTTGGAGAATGAGAAGTGTTGTTAAGGTCAGAATCTATCCAACCACTGAGCAGCAAGTAGCCTTGTCAAAGGCGTTTGGCTGTGCTAGGTGGTGGAACTACGCTCTAAACCTGAACAATGAAACCTACAAAGCAACCGGGAAGGGACTGTCAAGACAGGGGTATAACGACCGCTTACCAGCACTCAAAAAGGAGTTTCCTTGGTTGGCCCAATGTTATTCCCAAGTTCTCCAGTCTGTATCCCTGAATCTTTCTCAGGCGTTTATCAACTTCTTTGAGGGAAGAGCTCAATATCCCAACTTCAAGAGCAAGCATGGTAAGCAATCAATCCAGTATCCGCAGCACGTCAAGTTGTTGGATAAAGCGATTAAATTGCCTAAAATCGGTGATGTCAAAGCAAAACTTCATCGTGTTTTTGATGGTAAGCTGAAGACCGTTACCGTCAGCATGAGTAGGACGGGCAAATACTACGCCTCTTTGCTTGTTGACGATGGACTACCTGAACCTGAAATAAGCAGCCAAGGTAAAGCGGTTGGGATTGACCTAGGGTTAGCCCATTTTGCCATTACGTCTGATGGTTCTAAATTTGATAATCCCAAACCGCTCAAGAAGAGAGAGAAAAACCTGAAACGCAAGCAGCAAAAGTTATCTCGTAAACAGAAGGGTTCAAAGCGTCGGGCTAAAGCAAAACGTATCGTAGCGCGAGTGCATGAGCGGATTGCTAACACTCGCAAAGACTTCCAGCACAAACTCTCCCGCAAATTGGTGAACGAAAATCAAGTCATCGTTGTGGAAGACCTAGCAGTTAAAAACATGGTGAAAAACCACAATCTAGCCAAAGCGATTTCAGATTGTGGATGGTCAGAATTCACCAGACAGTTAAAGTACAAGGCTGAAAAAGACGGGAAAACCTATCTAGAAATTGGTCGGTTTTTCCCGTCCAGTAAGACTTGTCATGTATGCCTCAATCAGATTGATAGTCTGCCTCTTGATGTTCGTAGTTGGGAATGCCCCAATTGCAAAACCCAACATGACAGAGACGTAAATGCAGCTATCAATATTCGAGATGAAGGCTTACGAATATTATCGTTGGGAACCAGCGATACTGCCCAAGGAGGCAATGTAAGACCAAAGCGGGGGCGTAAGTCATCCGTAGAGGCGGTTGCTGTTGAGTTGGGAAGCCCCGTCCCCTTGTGGGCGGGGTAGTTCACGGGCAACCAGTAAGCAGGAATCAGGAATCAGGAAAGCGTGATAGGTTAGAGGGAGTGATGATGTTCTACTATATCTTATGCCGAATCGTTTAAGCCAAGCCCAAAGCCTTTATCTGCGGAAACATGGAGACAATCCTATTGACTGGTGGCCTTGGTGTGAGGAGGCACTCGCTATGGCAGCCCAAACCGATCGACCGATTTTTCTCTCTGTGGGCTACTCGAGTTGTCATTGGTGTACGGTGATGGAGGGGGAGGCGTTTTCTAATCCGGCGATCGCACAATACCTGAATGAGAACTTTCTCCCCATCAAAGTAGACCGCGAAGAACGCCCCGATCTTGATAGTATCTATATGCAGGCGCTACAAATGATGATCGGACAAGGGGGCTGGCCGCTTCATCTTTTCCTCACCCCCGATGAACGCATTCC contains the following coding sequences:
- a CDS encoding TolB family protein codes for the protein MDKSAFSPFPRKPSRLWLKLLPLLTLLTSCASYPRVLNFPYDIGGRGLNSPNSELTPHIASEYIVFTSDRNRSQDVYLFDASKRQLVELPGLNALDATASHPAISEDGRYIVYASSRLGRSDIYLYDRETGLNRNLTEGLQAQVRHPTINGDGSIIAFEANKDGQWDILVYDSSGQPLR
- a CDS encoding MinD/ParA family ATP-binding protein, giving the protein MPKVISIHSYRGGTGKSNFTANLSTTVAAKGYRVGVVDTDVPSPGIHNLFCLEPEQMDKTLNNYLWGESGIEDAAYDVSANVGVTGNGKLYLVPSSVKADDIARILKNGYDVKLMNDGFRRLVKALELDYLFIDTHPGLSKETFLSIAISHILILILRPDKQDYQGTAVTVDVARQLKVRKMLLAVNKAHSKLNLEALKQKVEETYSETVAGVFPLSEDIVQLASEGVFCVRYPEHPVSQEFAKVAQQIIEG
- a CDS encoding cytosine deaminase translates to MILSDFSHYWLNNAHCPPCFLPPQFASKPTEEGFCQVNLEIKQGKIQQILPATESGLLPNTISSWDLKKRIILPCFVDIHTHLDKGHISRRTPNLLGTFAEAVKIIREDCREFWQAEDLYRRMEFGLKCSYAHGTQAIRTHLDVIEQQYNITFEVFKTLQKEWKNQIFLQPSSLFPVENFLTEEGVKIADEVAELGGILGAVVYPHREVDRQLDRMFELAMERGLDVDFHVDETDDPQSQCLLQVAEAVLRRSFSGRVLCGHCCSLAVQSPAVAQRTMEAVQRAGIAVVSLPMCNLYLQGREGGKTPRWRGVTLVHELKGQGIPVLFASDNCRDPFFAFGDHDVLEVFNQSVRIAQLNPNYSDWIESVTTAPAQVMGLGEQGGLKPGAGADLIIFRARYWEELLSRSQRDRIVLRQGQPIDTTLPDYEELDDLKRLPGTPHPLVGGDERPVNQAVQCRAD
- a CDS encoding TolB family protein, with translation MSPQIPTGGLNSQAPEEYPSYSADGRYLAFASERNGHRDIFLYDLQNRTLVSLPNLNRRDSSQDQPALSQDGRFLAYISTERGRSDVFVYDRQTGRSQLLTANSRGSARHPTITGDGRQIAFQTSELGQWNIAVVENNAAP
- a CDS encoding RNA-guided endonuclease InsQ/TnpB family protein yields the protein MRSVVKVRIYPTTEQQVALSKAFGCARWWNYALNLNNETYKATGKGLSRQGYNDRLPALKKEFPWLAQCYSQVLQSVSLNLSQAFINFFEGRAQYPNFKSKHGKQSIQYPQHVKLLDKAIKLPKIGDVKAKLHRVFDGKLKTVTVSMSRTGKYYASLLVDDGLPEPEISSQGKAVGIDLGLAHFAITSDGSKFDNPKPLKKREKNLKRKQQKLSRKQKGSKRRAKAKRIVARVHERIANTRKDFQHKLSRKLVNENQVIVVEDLAVKNMVKNHNLAKAISDCGWSEFTRQLKYKAEKDGKTYLEIGRFFPSSKTCHVCLNQIDSLPLDVRSWECPNCKTQHDRDVNAAINIRDEGLRILSLGTSDTAQGGNVRPKRGRKSSVEAVAVELGSPVPLWAG
- the blaOXA gene encoding class D beta-lactamase, translating into MGELPVQLEVKTPQYLSQTSQSINFERHFQDLNVEGSILIYDSQNNRRFEHNPQRNTTPFPTASTFKILNSLIALETGVIADDLALLTWDGIERTLPQWNRDLNLREAFKISGVWFYQVLARRVGYERMRNWINQVEYGNQNIGRPEDIDQFWLEGQLQVTPQQQVDFLQRFYNNQLPFSSRSVSLVKDIMIMEKTPAYTLSGKTGWFGFGNPNVINIGWYVGYLETSDNVYFFATNIEMKEQQDAAARLELTRRCLQDLGAF